A window of Rubricoccus marinus contains these coding sequences:
- a CDS encoding YihY/virulence factor BrkB family protein → MSVLPSPPSPTTIGRAIARTGKYYGSGLAKSLFTLPIFIWAQAIAFKVFITLLPLILLATGVFGLVLRQDEPSRIVTDFLRDFLPAGQSEPLVNLVQQLQSASGGLTFVGAGAFLVTVITLLSTLRYVIGMAMGGDRHQMRSILKGYVFDMRMVLQVGSLFLISFALTVGTQIARQYGAEWGLSTAFLDQFTEFVLTKGLPFTITLGMIVQLYYFIPRPHPPWRSAIWGASVSAVLFESAKNGFAIYATHIGKFDRYAASGKTTDATADVANAVADAASGVADAAGGASDSLGGLGGAFGLILAFVFWVYLSGLILVIGAVVTTLHEKRHRPRRNALRRIWKRFGIRRHSAHPEGASDTTADADASGGSPASGDGAATPEATPGLPAPAPLPLPPEASGGPQDPEPVPATPPASAKG, encoded by the coding sequence ATGTCCGTCCTGCCCAGTCCCCCCTCCCCGACGACCATCGGCCGCGCCATCGCGCGGACGGGGAAGTACTACGGCTCCGGGCTGGCGAAATCGCTCTTCACGCTGCCCATCTTTATCTGGGCGCAGGCGATCGCCTTCAAGGTGTTCATCACGCTGCTGCCGCTGATCCTGCTGGCCACAGGCGTGTTCGGCTTGGTGTTGCGGCAGGATGAGCCCTCGCGGATCGTCACGGACTTCCTGCGGGACTTCCTGCCCGCAGGCCAGAGCGAGCCGCTCGTCAACCTCGTGCAGCAGTTGCAGTCGGCCTCTGGCGGCCTCACCTTCGTCGGTGCCGGGGCCTTTCTCGTGACGGTCATCACGCTGCTCTCCACGCTCCGCTACGTGATCGGGATGGCGATGGGCGGCGACCGCCACCAGATGCGCTCCATCCTCAAGGGCTACGTGTTCGATATGCGGATGGTGCTCCAGGTGGGCAGCCTGTTCCTCATCTCGTTCGCGCTCACGGTCGGCACCCAGATCGCGCGGCAGTACGGCGCCGAGTGGGGCTTGAGCACGGCGTTTTTGGACCAGTTCACCGAGTTCGTCCTCACCAAAGGGCTCCCCTTCACGATCACGCTGGGCATGATCGTGCAGCTCTACTACTTCATCCCCCGGCCGCACCCGCCGTGGCGCAGCGCTATCTGGGGCGCCTCGGTCTCGGCGGTCCTCTTCGAAAGCGCCAAAAACGGCTTCGCCATCTACGCCACGCACATCGGCAAGTTTGACCGCTACGCGGCCTCCGGCAAAACCACCGACGCCACCGCCGACGTGGCGAACGCCGTCGCGGACGCGGCCTCTGGCGTTGCCGACGCCGCCGGCGGGGCCAGCGACAGCCTCGGGGGCCTCGGCGGGGCGTTCGGGCTCATCCTCGCGTTCGTGTTCTGGGTGTACCTCTCCGGCCTCATCCTCGTGATCGGCGCCGTCGTCACCACGCTGCATGAGAAGCGCCACCGGCCGCGCCGTAACGCCCTCCGGCGCATCTGGAAACGGTTCGGCATCCGCCGCCACAGCGCTCACCCCGAAGGCGCCTCGGACACGACGGCCGACGCCGACGCCTCTGGCGGCTCCCCCGCCTCCGGCGACGGCGCGGCGACGCCAGAGGCCACGCCCGGCCTCCCCGCACCGGCCCCTCTCCCGCTCCCGCCAGAGGCCTCTGGCGGCCCGCAGGATCCTGAGCCGGTGCCGGCCACGCCTCCCGCCTCCGCGAAAGGTTGA
- a CDS encoding ammonium transporter: MKRLACLAFLFAPTLALAQDALPPEAAAVQVNLDYVWIAVCAAMVFLMQAGFALLETGLTRAKNAANIIMKNVMDASAGAIVFFVVGFGLMFGPSAGGLIGTSGFGLTGLEGEASWTYLFFFFQAVFAATAATIVSGAVAERVNFAAYLVVSVVLCAFIYPIFGGWAWGSLFAGGGWLEGLGFHDFAGSTVVHSVGGWAALAGAIAVGPRADKYDETGAPREIPGHSLPLAALGVFILWFGWFGFNAGSTGAGSTALALIAVNTFLSAAAGALAAMAYTWVRGGMPDVGQTLNGVLAGLVGITAGCDVVAPIGALAVGGLAGVLVVVATGLLERRGVDDPVSAVAVHGVCGAWGTLAVALFASSGPSLAQFGVQAVGVGAAFAWTFPLAFGLFKLLDATMGLRIDRDVEQGGLDLHEHGTVAYPEFVPFSAATSASGDSFSFTTTSGDGAIVEPTLALTSSTALERPAPTPMPALNTPWLAAPPTWNAYDAARGGPG; this comes from the coding sequence ATGAAGCGTCTTGCCTGCCTCGCCTTTCTTTTCGCGCCCACTCTCGCCCTCGCGCAGGACGCGCTCCCGCCAGAGGCCGCTGCGGTTCAGGTCAACCTGGACTACGTGTGGATCGCCGTCTGCGCCGCGATGGTGTTCCTCATGCAGGCAGGCTTCGCCCTGCTGGAGACCGGGCTGACACGCGCCAAGAACGCGGCGAACATCATCATGAAGAACGTGATGGACGCGAGCGCGGGCGCCATCGTGTTCTTCGTGGTCGGCTTCGGGCTGATGTTCGGGCCGAGCGCGGGCGGCCTTATCGGCACGAGCGGGTTTGGGCTGACGGGTCTGGAGGGCGAGGCGTCGTGGACGTACCTCTTCTTTTTCTTCCAGGCCGTGTTCGCCGCCACAGCGGCGACGATCGTCTCCGGCGCGGTCGCGGAGCGCGTCAACTTCGCGGCGTACCTCGTGGTCTCGGTCGTGCTGTGCGCGTTCATCTACCCGATTTTCGGCGGCTGGGCGTGGGGCAGCCTGTTCGCGGGCGGCGGCTGGCTGGAAGGCCTCGGCTTCCACGACTTCGCGGGCTCGACGGTCGTCCACAGCGTTGGCGGCTGGGCGGCGCTGGCCGGCGCGATCGCGGTCGGCCCGCGCGCGGACAAGTACGACGAGACCGGCGCCCCGCGCGAGATCCCTGGCCACAGCCTGCCTCTGGCGGCGCTGGGCGTGTTCATCCTGTGGTTCGGCTGGTTCGGCTTCAACGCCGGGAGTACCGGCGCGGGCAGCACGGCCCTCGCGCTGATCGCCGTCAACACGTTCCTCTCCGCCGCCGCTGGCGCCCTCGCCGCGATGGCCTACACGTGGGTGCGTGGCGGGATGCCCGATGTGGGCCAGACGCTGAACGGCGTTCTCGCGGGCCTCGTCGGCATCACCGCCGGCTGCGACGTGGTCGCGCCCATCGGAGCGCTGGCGGTCGGCGGCCTCGCGGGCGTGCTCGTCGTTGTGGCCACAGGCCTGCTGGAGCGCCGCGGCGTGGACGACCCGGTCAGCGCCGTCGCCGTTCACGGCGTGTGCGGCGCGTGGGGCACGCTGGCCGTCGCACTGTTTGCCTCTAGCGGCCCGAGCCTCGCGCAGTTCGGCGTGCAGGCGGTGGGTGTAGGCGCCGCGTTCGCGTGGACGTTCCCGCTCGCTTTCGGTCTGTTCAAACTGCTCGACGCCACGATGGGCCTCCGCATCGACCGCGACGTGGAGCAGGGCGGGCTGGACCTGCACGAGCACGGGACCGTCGCCTACCCGGAGTTCGTGCCGTTCTCCGCAGCCACGAGCGCCTCTGGCGACTCGTTCTCGTTTACCACCACGAGCGGCGACGGCGCGATCGTGGAGCCGACGCTCGCGCTCACCTCCAGCACGGCGTTGGAGCGCCCGGCTCCCACGCCGATGCCGGCGCTCAACACGCCCTGGCTGGCGGCCCCGCCCACCTGGAACGCGTACGACGCCGCGCGCGGCGGACCGGGTTAG
- a CDS encoding DUF427 domain-containing protein, translating to MPTPIPPGPGQESVWDYPRPPALEPVGQRVRVEFAGRTVAESDGALRILETSHPPTIYIPPEDCDLSLLVPTARTSGCEWKGLARYFDLDVDGRRSPEAAWAYASPRERYLALKDHLAFYPGRVDACWLGGERALPQPGTFYAGWITSKVVGPFKGEPGTWGW from the coding sequence ATGCCCACCCCTATCCCGCCCGGTCCCGGGCAAGAGTCCGTCTGGGACTACCCCCGCCCACCCGCGCTCGAACCCGTCGGCCAGCGCGTGCGCGTCGAGTTCGCGGGCCGTACGGTCGCCGAGAGCGACGGCGCGCTCCGCATCCTGGAAACGAGCCACCCGCCGACGATCTACATCCCGCCAGAGGACTGCGACCTCTCCCTTCTCGTGCCCACGGCGCGGACCTCGGGCTGCGAGTGGAAAGGCCTCGCGCGCTACTTCGACCTGGACGTAGACGGGCGGCGCTCGCCAGAGGCCGCGTGGGCGTACGCCAGCCCGCGCGAGCGGTACCTCGCCCTCAAGGATCACCTCGCGTTCTACCCCGGGCGCGTGGACGCGTGCTGGCTGGGCGGCGAGCGGGCGCTCCCGCAACCGGGGACGTTCTACGCCGGGTGGATCACGTCGAAGGTCGTGGGGCCGTTCAAGGGCGAGCCCGGGACGTGGGGCTGGTAG